From one Montipora capricornis isolate CH-2021 chromosome 10, ASM3666992v2, whole genome shotgun sequence genomic stretch:
- the LOC138019940 gene encoding cyclic GMP-AMP synthase-like receptor 1: MNPWKDEELESFCREADFDKDHVEVKEMGSRIWDFVHEIAQFIGFEDSLFENSVIPSGSFYEDLKAEGPDEFDFMICLEDLSEPGVCEEKEIPLRPVRDPGYIDVQVVSEVHRPRWQRYISRRGNLRPDVLLTKFQQLIEKALTEIKPVAHDRLSWESFDVVLRKIPVTMKLTWNGNKYSNYEIAVDLTLCIKMPGWPEASDVRNRVERGHPGYKAIREASRVGHHLVASTIGESGKRRPCWRLSFSAAEGIILKHICKSPKPIHKMTVKFLKVLRKKNEEDLCLLERGSVDEEDYSAFRQSYIMITWSLSSYVLKTMFLQEWLEFPEDSYWSKDKLRERVKSILKRVHNSVKQRDIRSFWVPDYKLFNFRARNATQVDRSVSKLSSLIDRLGESNEKSQPTTRRRPPEPDEGLERMFSLLDLDEVKLS, translated from the coding sequence ATGAATCCTTGGAAAGACGAAGAATTGGAAAGTTTCTGCAGGGAGGCAGATTTCGATAAGGATCATGTAGAAGTTAAAGAAATGGGATCGAGAATTTGGGATTTTGTTCATGAAATCGCCCAGTTTATTGGCTTTGAAGATTCCCTTTTCGAAAACTCTGTGATCCCTAGCGGCAGTTTTTATGAGGATCTTAAAGCGGAAGGTCCAGATGAGTTTGATTTCATGATTTGCTTGGAAGACTTGTCTGAGCCTGGTGTGTGCGAGGAAAAGGAAATTCCGTTAAGACCGGTTCGCGATCCTGGGTATATTGACGTTCAAGTCGTCTCCGAAGTTCATCGCCCCCGATGGCAAAGGTATATTTCTCGACGTGGAAATCTGAGACCCGATGTCCTCTTGACAAAATTTCAACAATTAATCGAGAAAGCTCTAACGGAAATTAAACCTGTTGCCCACGATAGGTTATCGTGGGAGAGTTTCGACGTGGTACTTAGAAAGATTCCCGTGACGATGAAGCTGACGTGGAATGGGAATAAGTATTCTAACTATGAAATAGCCGTCGATTTAACTTTGTGTATTAAAATGCCTGGATGGCCTGAAGCTTCAGATGTTCGAAATCGAGTCGAGAGAGGACATCCCGGGTACAAAGCCATTCGTGAAGCAAGCCGTGTGGGCCATCATCTCGTCGCGTCCACGATCGGCGAGTCTGGAAAGCGAAGACCTTGCTGGCGTTTGTCGTTCTCAGCGGCCGAGGGCATTATACTCAAGCACATTTGTAAAAGCCCAAAGCCTATACACAAGATGACTGTTAAATTTCTCAAGGTCttgcgaaaaaaaaatgaggaaGACCTTTGCCTTCTCGAGCGCGGAAGCGTAGATGAAGAGGATTATTCAGCGTTTAGACAGTCTTACATCATGATAACCTGGTCTCTTAGTTCTTACGTTTTGAAGACAATGTTTCTGCAAGAATGGCTTGAGTTCCCCGAAGATTCTTACTGGAGTAAAGATAAACTGAGAGAACGAGTCAAGAGCATTTTAAAAAGAGTCCATAATAGTGTAAAACAAAGAGACATTCGTAGTTTTTGGGTCCCAGATTACAAGCTCTTTAATTTCCGAGCAAGAAATGCAACGCAAGTTGATCGTTCCGTGTCAAAGCTTTCATCTTTAATCGACAGACTTGGAGAATCTAACGAGAAGTCGCAGCCTACAACGAGGAGAAGACCTCCTGAGCCTGATGAGGGCCTTGAGCGGATGTTTTCTCTTCTTGATCTGGACGAAGTTAAATTGTCTTAA
- the LOC138019941 gene encoding cyclic GMP-AMP synthase-like receptor, translating to MPQIRNKWLRNLLEEAEFDREHEEVKMIEQTIRSLVEEISKSIAEKDPLFKNTVLRSGSLYEDLKVDGPNEFDFMICLEELSEPGVCQIKAIPFRSVPDPGYVHLLVQDPKFQEPWIKYSSKRKQTLKPKMLLERFKELVDESLTEKKTDFPEMLDQQFSTELRKTPVTVHFVWRGTKYYNFNIDIDLVLCVTVSGWPSGSSLNDPGFTRTHSGYNAMEEATQTGYHLVASCIGESGAPRPCWRVSFSKAEGIILKHIFKNSTLVHREVVKILKVVRKKNESALCLFEENEQPDFFEGGDILFELVRDTSYTVAWAFHSYVLKTMFFQEWFEFPEDSSWTEDKLGQRICSILQRIYKSLLQKDIRSFWLPDYKLFNFHARKTERTGQCEDKVSSLIDQFKRF from the coding sequence ATGCCTCAAATCCGAAATAAGTGGTTGCGCAATTTGCTCGAAGAAGCAGAATTTGACAGAGAACACGAGGAAGTGAAAATGATAGAACAAACGATCAGGAGTTTGGTGgaggaaatttcaaaaagcaTTGCTGAAAAAGACCCACTTTTCAAAAACACCGTTCTTAGAAGTGGAAGCCTCTACGAGGATCTCAAAGTCGATGGGCCAAACGAATTCGATTTCATGATATGTTTGGAGGAGCTGTCAGAGCCAGGAGTTTGCCAAATTAAAGCAATTCCATTTCGTTCTGTTCCTGATCCAGGGTATGTTCATTTACTGGTGCAAGACCCTAAATTTCAAGAGCCATGGATCAAGTACTCTTCAAAACGGAAGCAAACTTTAAAACCCAAGATGCTCCTTGAACGGTTCAAAGAACTAGTAGACGAGAGTTTAACGGAAAAAAAGACGGATTTCCCGGAAATGTTGGACCAACAGTTTAGTACAGAGCTCAGAAAAACTCCAGTTACTGTACATTTCGTGTGGAGGGGAACCAAGTACTACAACTTCAACATTGACATCGATTTAGTGTTATGTGTTACAGTCAGTGGGTGGCCGTCAGGCTCGTCCTTGAATGATCCAGGTTTTACAAGAACTCATTCTGGTTATAATGCAATGGAGGAAGCAACCCAAACAGGTTATCACCTTGTAGCATCATGTATTGGTGAATCCGGTGCACCTAGACCGTGCTGGCGAGTGTCTTTTTCAAAAGCGGAAGGAATAATATTGAAACATATTTTTAAGAACTCGACTCTTGTACACAGAGAGGTGGTGAAGATATTAAAAGTGGTTAGGAAGAAAAACGAGTCTGCTCTGTGTTTATTTGAAGAAAACGAACAACCAGATTTCTTTGAGGGAGGCGACATCTTATTTGAATTAGTTCGTGATACATCCTACACAGTAGCGTGGGCATTCCACTCCTACGTTCTGAAGACAATGTTTTTTCAAGAATGGTTTGAGTTCCCGGAAGATTCATCTTGGACTGAGGACAAGCTTGGACAACGTATCTGCAGCATACTCCAAAGAATCTACAAAAGTCTCCTGCAAAAAGATATTCGTAGTTTTTGGCTGCCGGATTACAAACTGTTTAACTTTCACGCGAGAAAAACGGAAAGAACGGGACAGTGCGAAGACAAAGTTTCGTCGCTGATCGATCAGTTCAAGCGTTTTTAA